In a genomic window of Bernardetia sp.:
- a CDS encoding N-acetylmuramoyl-L-alanine amidase family protein encodes MIWRNIKSLLIWFGFLTQKKEEVKIIYVPIVISDEEIGEDTEDEKELIEVLIEETEKEQPKETKEPKIPKNGDVIIWRFGHSLNTSGKETPKQDDGTIIKEYTLNKQIGTKAIAEGDKLGYESIIANPYDFEDPNEDRALDIVVGHINRINNKALTEKKRVICIDLHCNAHQPNKNKVEFTSASGTVTFYFERRIKNAEGKELVQYSKKGKQLAISIHEQMVKRTGLPDRAWSFNRGKAVGANFQALRETLCVTATVECAFMTNRSDLEYLKSEEGQATIAKAIIKGVDNYFSL; translated from the coding sequence ATGATTTGGAGAAATATAAAGTCGCTATTGATTTGGTTTGGGTTTTTAACTCAAAAAAAAGAAGAAGTTAAAATTATCTATGTTCCGATTGTTATTTCTGATGAAGAGATAGGAGAAGATACAGAAGATGAGAAAGAGCTTATTGAGGTTTTGATTGAAGAAACTGAAAAAGAACAACCAAAAGAAACTAAAGAACCAAAAATACCTAAAAACGGAGATGTTATCATTTGGCGATTTGGACACAGCTTAAATACAAGTGGAAAAGAAACTCCAAAACAAGATGATGGAACTATCATCAAAGAATACACGCTCAATAAGCAAATAGGAACAAAAGCGATTGCCGAAGGAGATAAACTAGGGTATGAGTCTATCATTGCCAATCCGTATGACTTTGAAGACCCAAATGAAGACAGGGCTTTAGATATTGTAGTAGGGCATATCAATAGAATCAATAACAAAGCTCTAACAGAAAAGAAAAGAGTAATCTGTATTGATTTACATTGTAACGCTCATCAACCCAATAAAAATAAAGTAGAGTTTACTTCTGCTTCTGGAACAGTAACTTTCTATTTTGAGAGAAGAATAAAAAACGCTGAAGGAAAAGAGCTTGTACAGTATAGCAAAAAAGGAAAACAACTTGCTATCTCCATTCACGAACAAATGGTCAAACGAACAGGCTTACCAGATCGTGCGTGGAGTTTTAATAGAGGAAAAGCTGTAGGAGCAAATTTTCAAGCCCTTAGAGAAACGCTTTGTGTAACAGCAACAGTAGAATGTGCTTTTATGACGAATCGTAGCGATTTGGAATACTTAAAAAGTGAAGAAGGACAAGCTACGATTGCTAAGGCTATTATTAAGGGAGTTGACAATTACTTTTCTTTGTAA
- a CDS encoding phage tail protein has protein sequence MSANTGNYLTAAKFRLEISGIDEVLFQEVQIPEREIEVATMRRPTDEYDKEIPTKAKLGRMTAKKLVPIGSPDAYLDKWHEDVLKLPRQAYARFAVLVQLAPDEKTPVKSYDLGEIFPTKISVDNHVRMSSDLMYETIEFSVSRMKVISL, from the coding sequence ATGTCAGCAAATACAGGAAATTATTTAACAGCAGCCAAATTTAGGCTAGAAATAAGTGGTATTGATGAAGTGCTTTTTCAAGAAGTCCAAATACCAGAAAGAGAAATTGAGGTAGCCACAATGAGAAGACCTACTGATGAATATGATAAAGAAATTCCTACAAAAGCAAAGTTAGGAAGAATGACTGCAAAAAAGCTCGTACCCATTGGAAGTCCAGATGCTTACCTTGATAAATGGCACGAAGACGTATTAAAATTACCTCGCCAAGCTTATGCTCGTTTTGCAGTTTTGGTGCAATTAGCTCCTGATGAAAAAACACCTGTAAAATCGTATGACTTAGGAGAAATATTCCCAACTAAAATCTCTGTCGATAACCACGTTCGAATGTCTTCTGACTTAATGTATGAAACCATAGAGTTTTCTGTAAGCCGTATGAAGGTAATATCACTATAA
- a CDS encoding coiled-coil domain-containing protein — MDKNKTKRPFNVQVLKGTLPSIKNFDAAYAYIPFRLFSADSIIGAGGWNCSYCPKEVLQKAAHLWEENVLRLDHKLATREIVGTVVQVWFDEGSIQDGVRLPAGVNGFFKVSRKEFSKEVELLESEPAGIRYTSAGISFEFEPSHEFEEDWDFWWHVGQTINGEFVHFKITKIDEVFEQSLVWEGADPCAVMLGEENDEIIYKYLKTHKVLNEENLKALKAKTENVANFKAEFKKEMPKGIGRFAKMTFVVNPQAGTDSKGFGKEGEFNAKIVSEAEHIAAKAESQKEQGMTDLEEKLKTFESDLKEKTTTITKLQVEVEKKKVEIQDLTSKLELAQKHAKENEELITFSKNLLDKTRNYAKEVYIKQGKELPSSIEAIIDKSDFNTLNDLIEEFGGEAMRTYGTPKCTKCGSQEFVIRNSEHTDLPDERESKNSTSEDALDNFYLNQTLK, encoded by the coding sequence ATGGATAAGAATAAAACAAAACGCCCTTTCAACGTGCAGGTACTTAAGGGAACGCTGCCATCTATCAAAAACTTTGATGCTGCTTATGCTTACATTCCCTTTCGGCTTTTCTCTGCTGACTCTATTATAGGAGCAGGTGGATGGAACTGTTCCTACTGTCCTAAAGAGGTACTCCAAAAAGCAGCTCATTTATGGGAAGAAAATGTCCTTCGCCTAGACCATAAACTGGCTACTAGAGAAATTGTAGGTACAGTAGTACAAGTATGGTTTGATGAGGGGAGCATCCAAGATGGGGTTCGTCTTCCTGCTGGTGTGAATGGTTTTTTCAAAGTTTCTCGTAAAGAATTTAGCAAAGAAGTAGAGCTATTAGAATCTGAACCTGCTGGCATTCGCTACACGAGTGCAGGTATTTCCTTTGAGTTTGAGCCTTCTCACGAGTTTGAAGAAGATTGGGATTTTTGGTGGCACGTTGGACAGACCATCAATGGCGAGTTTGTTCATTTCAAGATTACTAAAATAGACGAAGTCTTTGAGCAGTCTTTAGTTTGGGAAGGAGCAGACCCTTGTGCTGTGATGTTGGGAGAAGAAAATGATGAGATAATTTATAAATACCTTAAAACACATAAGGTATTGAATGAAGAGAATCTAAAAGCTCTCAAGGCAAAAACTGAAAATGTAGCAAATTTCAAAGCTGAGTTTAAAAAAGAAATGCCTAAAGGTATTGGTCGTTTTGCTAAGATGACTTTTGTGGTCAATCCTCAAGCAGGAACTGATAGTAAAGGTTTTGGGAAAGAAGGGGAGTTCAATGCTAAAATCGTATCAGAAGCAGAGCATATTGCTGCAAAAGCAGAAAGCCAAAAAGAGCAAGGTATGACAGATTTAGAAGAAAAACTAAAAACTTTTGAATCTGACCTCAAAGAAAAAACGACTACCATCACAAAGCTACAAGTAGAAGTAGAAAAGAAGAAGGTAGAAATCCAAGACCTCACCTCCAAGTTAGAACTTGCTCAAAAGCACGCTAAAGAAAATGAGGAGTTGATTACTTTTTCAAAAAACCTCTTAGACAAAACACGCAATTATGCCAAAGAAGTCTATATCAAGCAAGGCAAGGAACTTCCTTCAAGCATAGAAGCTATCATTGACAAGTCTGATTTTAATACCCTTAATGATTTGATAGAAGAATTTGGAGGCGAAGCTATGAGAACGTATGGAACTCCTAAATGCACTAAATGTGGCAGCCAAGAATTTGTAATTCGCAACTCTGAACATACCGATTTGCCTGATGAACGAGAGTCAAAAAACTCAACATCAGAAGATGCTTTAGATAATTTTTACTTAAACCAAACTTTAAAATAA
- a CDS encoding DUF262 domain-containing protein, with translation MKFSSIKKLPTTNYHTHVPFGRLERWLERQGKDYEVNTDPAYQRGYVWTDKQKTEFVEYVLKGGQSGRDIYWNCPAYDTASNDLNFELVDGKQRLSAILGFLRNEVKTFGYFYNEFEDADTMLKGSDLYFKMNINNLQTQTEVVDWYLGMNTGGSVHTEEDLKIAIEYRNAQV, from the coding sequence ATGAAATTTTCAAGCATTAAAAAATTACCCACAACAAACTACCACACACATGTTCCTTTTGGAAGATTAGAAAGATGGCTAGAAAGACAAGGAAAAGATTATGAAGTAAATACAGACCCTGCTTATCAAAGAGGTTACGTTTGGACCGACAAACAAAAAACAGAGTTTGTAGAATATGTATTAAAAGGAGGACAATCAGGCAGAGATATTTACTGGAACTGCCCAGCGTATGATACGGCAAGTAACGACCTAAATTTTGAGTTAGTCGATGGGAAACAAAGACTAAGTGCCATTTTAGGATTTTTGAGAAATGAAGTAAAAACCTTTGGATATTTCTACAACGAGTTTGAAGATGCAGATACAATGCTAAAAGGTTCTGATTTATATTTCAAAATGAATATCAACAATTTACAAACTCAAACGGAAGTTGTGGATTGGTACTTAGGGATGAACACAGGAGGCAGTGTACACACAGAAGAAGATTTAAAAATAGCTATTGAGTATAGAAATGCTCAAGTATAA
- a CDS encoding phage tail tape measure protein, with protein MNAANILGIGLVFTLKDEVSNAAQQMTQKFKQLDYVSSETAARMESSLKGIGTGFKMMGAGAALLAPLGLAVSKSMEFNKAISAVGAVSNASAQDLTRLKEQAIKLGSETEFTAKQVAEGQKFLAMAGFDVTDTMAGMRGMLSLASAGNLDLARAADIASNAMAVFGMKGSEAQKAADVLAAAATSSNTTVQSLGESIKYFSGAIATYKIPMEEATAAIGLMGNAGLQGSVATTALSTAMAKFAKPTAEMKELFGKLGISMFDAKGEFVGMPNMILQLTKASENMTPKMRTMINSTVFGAMAVKNGVSLMNATYKDANGTVLKGAAAMEAYTKVLENSEGAAKRMADMQLNNLAGSFTKLQSATDGLLIRIGDKLEPIIKQVVDRFTSLVGVMTNVMHSPIGDYIIGIVAALGTGLVALGGFVSAFHAVKFAMLAVQPVLVMLKGTLISTLVPLLPYIAVGAAVAGVIYGLVKAYQSFTNVLEGNAAPATGFLGFMQKVGGAIHAVIEIWKSATNEGFTLSGKLYEALQSVGLGEFALNIGTWIVRIKAFFVGAAERFTNLKNVFGSVFDAFGRVGTALNPIFDLLGKFGFTIDKLGGDVSVFSQLGGYAFDFITLSIRYVATTLEILANGIVYVIDNVAIFGSFFVNTFTEINGYIDQFKGGMLTLPELFTKIGTSIVTNLYTAFKAQWQSFQAFVVSSIKALPGGEAIAGFFGIGDTGESAAKQMALSQAGFAGQAQSDTSIAPQQVRSSFSQKVDNINNASAREKQAQYYAGEAAKFSLENPVPQNSSTQAAPVVHNHITVDLDGEKIHRNITERKELEDARS; from the coding sequence ATGAACGCAGCAAATATTTTAGGGATAGGTTTAGTCTTCACGCTCAAAGACGAAGTTTCAAATGCAGCCCAACAGATGACACAGAAGTTTAAACAATTAGACTATGTGTCGTCGGAAACGGCTGCTAGAATGGAATCTTCATTGAAGGGAATTGGTACTGGCTTTAAGATGATGGGAGCAGGGGCTGCACTTCTTGCTCCTTTGGGTTTGGCTGTCTCCAAGTCGATGGAGTTTAACAAAGCTATTTCGGCTGTAGGTGCAGTCTCTAATGCCTCTGCTCAAGATTTGACTAGGCTTAAAGAACAGGCTATAAAATTAGGTTCTGAAACTGAATTTACTGCCAAACAAGTTGCTGAAGGTCAGAAATTCCTTGCTATGGCTGGCTTTGATGTTACCGATACGATGGCTGGAATGAGAGGAATGTTGTCTCTTGCTTCGGCTGGGAATTTAGACCTTGCTCGTGCTGCCGATATTGCCTCTAATGCAATGGCAGTTTTTGGAATGAAAGGCTCAGAAGCTCAGAAGGCTGCTGATGTTTTGGCTGCTGCTGCTACAAGCTCTAATACTACGGTTCAATCGTTAGGCGAATCTATCAAATATTTTTCTGGAGCTATTGCTACCTACAAAATACCAATGGAAGAGGCTACGGCTGCCATTGGTCTTATGGGTAATGCTGGCTTGCAAGGTTCTGTGGCTACGACGGCTCTCTCTACGGCTATGGCTAAATTTGCAAAGCCTACTGCCGAAATGAAAGAACTATTTGGTAAGCTAGGTATATCTATGTTCGATGCTAAAGGTGAGTTTGTTGGAATGCCAAATATGATATTACAACTTACAAAGGCTTCTGAAAATATGACACCAAAGATGCGAACTATGATAAACTCTACTGTTTTTGGTGCTATGGCAGTCAAAAATGGTGTTTCTCTAATGAATGCTACCTATAAAGATGCTAACGGAACAGTTCTCAAAGGTGCTGCTGCAATGGAAGCCTACACTAAAGTATTGGAAAACTCTGAAGGTGCTGCCAAGCGTATGGCTGATATGCAGCTCAATAACCTTGCAGGGTCATTTACAAAATTACAATCAGCCACCGATGGTTTGCTTATTCGCATAGGGGACAAGCTAGAACCTATCATAAAACAAGTAGTGGATAGGTTTACCTCGCTTGTTGGTGTGATGACCAATGTAATGCACTCTCCAATCGGAGATTATATTATTGGAATTGTGGCTGCTTTGGGTACAGGCTTAGTCGCCTTAGGTGGTTTTGTCTCTGCTTTTCACGCTGTCAAGTTTGCTATGCTTGCCGTGCAGCCTGTTTTGGTTATGCTCAAGGGAACTCTCATTTCTACACTCGTTCCACTATTGCCCTACATTGCTGTGGGAGCTGCCGTAGCTGGTGTCATTTATGGTTTAGTGAAAGCTTATCAAAGTTTTACCAATGTTTTAGAAGGTAATGCTGCTCCTGCAACTGGCTTTTTAGGTTTTATGCAAAAAGTAGGAGGAGCTATCCACGCTGTTATAGAAATTTGGAAATCTGCCACCAACGAAGGATTTACCTTAAGTGGAAAGTTATACGAGGCTTTACAGTCGGTAGGATTGGGAGAATTTGCTCTAAATATTGGCACATGGATAGTCAGAATAAAAGCCTTTTTTGTTGGAGCTGCCGAACGGTTCACTAACCTAAAAAATGTATTTGGTTCTGTATTCGATGCTTTTGGTAGAGTAGGAACAGCTCTGAATCCTATCTTTGATTTGTTGGGTAAATTTGGCTTTACAATAGATAAACTCGGAGGAGACGTAAGTGTATTTTCTCAGTTAGGTGGCTATGCCTTTGATTTTATAACGCTTTCTATTAGATATGTTGCCACTACTTTAGAGATACTAGCAAATGGAATTGTTTACGTAATAGACAACGTAGCTATTTTTGGGAGCTTCTTTGTAAATACCTTTACAGAAATAAATGGCTACATCGACCAGTTTAAAGGTGGAATGCTTACGCTGCCAGAGCTGTTTACTAAAATAGGAACGTCTATCGTAACCAATCTGTACACAGCCTTCAAAGCTCAATGGCAATCTTTCCAAGCTTTTGTAGTTAGTTCTATCAAAGCCCTGCCAGGGGGAGAGGCTATTGCAGGATTTTTTGGTATTGGAGATACTGGAGAAAGTGCAGCCAAACAAATGGCTTTATCTCAAGCAGGATTTGCAGGGCAAGCACAGTCAGATACAAGTATTGCTCCTCAACAAGTCCGTAGTTCCTTTTCTCAAAAAGTAGATAACATAAATAATGCAAGCGCAAGAGAAAAACAGGCTCAATACTATGCTGGAGAAGCTGCTAAGTTTAGTTTAGAAAATCCTGTTCCTCAAAATTCTAGCACACAAGCTGCTCCTGTCGTGCATAATCACATTACTGTTGATTTGGACGGAGAGAAAATACATAGAAATATTACAGAGCGTAAAGAGCTAGAGGATGCTAGAAGTTAG